The Microbacterium horticulturae genome has a window encoding:
- a CDS encoding FAD-dependent oxidoreductase has protein sequence MHDTVTTRYVDADVVVIGGGSAGIAAAVGAAHAGADVVLVEQYGFLGGAASSSSVLTYCGFFDQTRTQVVRGVGQLLIDKLRQNDVYRTHTIPETGNTVVLLDREMTKRACDELVTDAGVRLFLHTTVIGAQTDGAHVREVEAAHRGGRLVFRAPAFVDCSGDGVLLAHSDAAVTVAPPAQRQASTLVMCVGGVDEDADLSAAGMTDAVEQYRARTGIELVRTSGIAARLPISREVMLLLADAHRDALDVDEITGSEVDGRRQCWQYLEAFRGQLRGWSRAFLATTGPQIGIRETRRLRGRDTVTAADVSSGRRRPEDAIARCGWPMERHVVPGLTQYGGIKDKEWYDIPYGAICSVNRTNLWAGGRLTSSDARAYASLRVMGTSFATGHACGIAAALYSHSGVHDSERTRRELQDQGALI, from the coding sequence ATGCACGACACGGTGACAACCCGGTACGTGGACGCCGATGTCGTGGTGATCGGCGGTGGGTCCGCCGGTATTGCGGCCGCCGTCGGCGCCGCGCACGCCGGTGCCGACGTCGTGCTCGTCGAGCAGTATGGATTTCTCGGTGGAGCGGCCTCAAGCAGCTCCGTTCTCACCTACTGCGGATTCTTCGATCAGACGCGCACTCAAGTCGTGCGCGGCGTCGGGCAGCTGCTCATCGACAAGCTGCGTCAGAACGACGTTTACCGCACGCACACGATTCCGGAGACCGGCAACACGGTGGTGCTCCTGGACCGCGAGATGACCAAGCGCGCGTGCGACGAACTGGTGACCGACGCGGGAGTCCGGCTCTTCCTGCATACAACCGTGATCGGCGCCCAGACCGACGGCGCGCACGTGCGCGAGGTGGAGGCCGCACACCGGGGCGGAAGACTCGTGTTCCGCGCCCCGGCTTTCGTGGACTGCAGCGGTGACGGTGTCCTGCTGGCTCATTCCGACGCCGCAGTCACGGTGGCACCTCCGGCGCAACGCCAGGCCAGCACGCTGGTGATGTGCGTGGGCGGAGTCGACGAGGACGCCGACCTGAGCGCTGCCGGCATGACCGATGCCGTGGAACAGTACCGAGCGAGGACGGGAATCGAACTCGTGCGCACGAGCGGCATCGCCGCACGCCTGCCGATCAGCCGTGAGGTCATGCTTCTCCTGGCGGATGCGCACCGGGACGCTCTCGACGTGGATGAGATAACGGGGTCCGAAGTGGACGGGCGCCGTCAGTGCTGGCAGTACCTCGAGGCCTTCCGAGGCCAGTTGCGGGGGTGGTCGCGAGCGTTCCTCGCGACCACCGGCCCGCAGATCGGCATCCGCGAGACGCGCCGCCTGCGCGGACGGGACACCGTGACCGCCGCGGACGTGTCCTCGGGGCGACGCCGCCCGGAGGATGCCATCGCCCGCTGCGGGTGGCCGATGGAACGCCACGTCGTTCCCGGACTCACCCAGTACGGCGGCATCAAAGACAAGGAATGGTACGACATCCCCTACGGCGCGATCTGTTCGGTCAACCGCACCAACTTGTGGGCCGGGGGCCGCCTGACGAGTTCGGACGCACGAGCATACGCGTCGCTCCGCGTCATGGGAACGTCATTCGCGACGGGGCATGCGTGCGGCATCGCGGCCGCACTGTACTCTCATTCGGGTGTCCACGACAGCGAACGAACGCGTCGGGAACTGCAAGACCAGGGAGCACTGATCTGA
- a CDS encoding LysR family transcriptional regulator, producing MELRHLSYFATAAELGSINRAAAALHMTQPSLSRQIKELERDVGHALFERTSTGVTPTAAGNGLLRHLQVVFAQLERMPEVLRLAEEAREPVRIGLPQGMPHDWFRGIIEALHASLPAASLSLHEATTEDQRPLLQNGLLDFGLLHFDAPELETVPLLDQRLGLAVPAGSPLSDRTSLELADFDGLTVMAHAFGEVNAEETRVRAAVAASGADTAWVFRRFGEHSELIAMTSEVDAVFMTEASAGRQLSDWVWIPVEALDTSGVPLVTRTWLAWTPPLRPFLQRVVDVVTDASRPA from the coding sequence GTGGAGCTTCGACACCTCAGCTACTTCGCGACCGCGGCCGAACTCGGGTCGATCAATCGCGCAGCCGCCGCGCTGCATATGACGCAGCCGTCCCTGAGTCGACAGATCAAAGAGCTTGAGCGCGATGTCGGCCACGCGCTCTTCGAGCGAACGTCGACGGGGGTGACGCCGACCGCCGCGGGGAACGGCCTGCTGCGTCACCTTCAGGTCGTCTTCGCGCAGCTCGAGCGCATGCCCGAGGTGCTGCGTTTGGCCGAGGAGGCACGCGAGCCCGTGCGGATCGGGCTGCCGCAGGGCATGCCCCACGATTGGTTCCGCGGCATCATCGAGGCTCTGCATGCATCTTTGCCCGCGGCATCCCTCTCCCTCCATGAGGCCACGACCGAGGACCAGCGTCCCCTGCTGCAGAACGGACTGCTCGACTTCGGCCTGCTGCACTTCGACGCGCCTGAGCTCGAGACGGTGCCGCTGCTCGACCAGAGGCTGGGGCTGGCGGTTCCTGCCGGGTCGCCGTTGAGCGACCGCACGTCATTGGAGCTGGCAGATTTCGACGGCCTCACGGTGATGGCCCACGCGTTCGGTGAGGTGAACGCCGAAGAGACGCGTGTGCGCGCCGCCGTGGCCGCGAGCGGAGCAGACACCGCATGGGTCTTCCGACGATTCGGTGAGCACAGTGAACTGATAGCAATGACCTCTGAGGTGGATGCGGTGTTCATGACGGAGGCTTCGGCCGGACGTCAGCTGTCCGACTGGGTGTGGATACCGGTGGAGGCTCTCGACACGAGCGGGGTGCCGCTGGTCACGCGCACTTGGTTGGCGTGGACGCCGCCGTTGCGTCCGTTCCTGCAGCGCGTCGTCGACGTCGTGACAGATGCGAGCCGACCGGCCTAG
- a CDS encoding NAD-dependent epimerase/dehydratase family protein — protein MVVPSTAARRVAVTGAAGSLAGDILPGLIEQGYEIVGIDRRPSSTFAGAAWETCSLDDRERLTAALAGCDAVIHLAGIPLEDDWDSLLAVNIDGTQAVLEASRSAGVRRVILASSIHAAGFVPVPEDGAVVDDDVAIRPNTFYGVSKAALEALGRLYHDRWGLEVVCVRIASRFARPLDERMLSTWLSPADAIRLFAAALGAPDVGYQVVWGVSANTRGYLSTDGGASIGYVPRDDAEVFAADVLGRATAWDRRYIGGVFCSPTPPRFEAPIDTQVGAGR, from the coding sequence ATGGTCGTGCCGTCAACAGCAGCTCGTCGCGTCGCCGTCACGGGAGCGGCCGGCAGCCTCGCCGGCGACATCCTCCCCGGGCTCATCGAGCAGGGATATGAGATCGTCGGCATTGATCGTCGACCGTCGTCGACCTTCGCCGGCGCCGCATGGGAGACGTGCTCTCTCGACGATCGCGAGCGCCTGACCGCCGCTCTCGCCGGTTGTGATGCGGTGATCCACCTTGCAGGTATTCCGCTGGAGGACGACTGGGACTCTCTCCTCGCGGTGAACATCGACGGCACCCAGGCAGTGCTGGAGGCATCGCGCAGTGCGGGTGTGCGTCGTGTGATCCTGGCCAGTTCCATCCACGCGGCCGGCTTCGTTCCGGTGCCGGAAGACGGAGCCGTCGTCGACGATGACGTGGCGATTCGGCCGAACACGTTCTATGGGGTCAGCAAGGCCGCTCTCGAAGCGCTCGGCCGCCTGTACCACGACCGATGGGGGCTCGAAGTCGTCTGCGTGCGGATCGCGTCGCGGTTCGCCAGGCCACTCGACGAACGGATGCTGAGCACCTGGCTGTCACCGGCGGACGCCATCCGGCTGTTCGCCGCGGCACTGGGTGCGCCGGACGTCGGATACCAGGTCGTATGGGGCGTGTCGGCGAACACCCGAGGGTATCTGTCGACCGATGGCGGGGCGTCGATCGGCTACGTGCCGCGCGACGATGCGGAAGTGTTCGCGGCTGACGTCCTCGGGCGCGCGACCGCGTGGGACCGGCGGTACATCGGCGGGGTCTTCTGCTCGCCGACACCGCCACGGTTCGAAGCGCCGATCGACACGCAGGTGGGGGCGGGACGGTGA
- a CDS encoding SDR family NAD(P)-dependent oxidoreductase codes for MIAQASTARRVGIVTGAAGAVGAAIAGRLAADGWAVVLLDAADTEAVATDLRAEQGADVLTLRTDLASPSAIADSMREAQTWQGRIDALINNAGLQLRSSLRELQPAAWDRVFDVNVRAPMLLAQALEPVWRQQGGGSIVNIVSRDWVAGGPHAYTASKSALVGLTRSLSMSLGPSGVRVNAVAPSFMATPFTMGGRSDAETEEIVDRFRRMSPLGRVATVDDVAGAVSFLVSDDSSFITGEVIHVCGGTQLAAHP; via the coding sequence GTGATTGCGCAGGCGAGCACCGCGCGTCGGGTAGGAATCGTCACCGGCGCCGCCGGAGCAGTGGGCGCCGCCATCGCCGGACGCCTCGCCGCCGATGGCTGGGCGGTGGTACTTCTCGACGCTGCCGATACAGAAGCCGTCGCGACCGATCTGCGTGCTGAGCAGGGCGCCGATGTGCTCACGCTGCGCACAGACCTCGCCTCGCCGAGCGCCATCGCTGATTCGATGCGGGAGGCGCAGACGTGGCAGGGAAGGATCGACGCACTGATCAACAACGCCGGTCTGCAGCTGCGCAGTTCTCTGCGCGAGCTCCAGCCTGCCGCGTGGGATCGTGTGTTCGACGTCAACGTGCGAGCGCCGATGCTGCTCGCGCAGGCGCTTGAGCCGGTATGGCGTCAGCAGGGCGGCGGCAGCATCGTCAACATCGTCTCCCGAGACTGGGTCGCCGGCGGGCCGCACGCGTACACGGCATCGAAGTCGGCGCTGGTCGGTCTCACGCGATCGCTGTCGATGTCGCTCGGGCCGTCGGGGGTGCGCGTGAACGCGGTGGCGCCCAGCTTCATGGCCACGCCCTTTACGATGGGCGGCCGCAGCGACGCGGAGACGGAGGAGATTGTGGACCGGTTCCGTCGCATGTCTCCGCTGGGGCGAGTGGCCACCGTCGATGACGTCGCCGGTGCCGTGTCGTTCCTCGTCTCGGACGACTCCTCCTTCATCACCGGCGAGGTCATTCACGTGTGCGGTGGCACGCAATTGGCGGCACACCCGTGA
- a CDS encoding sugar phosphate isomerase/epimerase family protein: MRFSAYTLGLPTLTPDEGAREIADAGLTGVEWRVVDEPEQFAGETPSFTRNNLCTLGPLDGARARRLADDAGLEVVGIAPYIRVGDAAAFERAASLARAASAVLVRIRAPERDGRPFRELFAEGRDFVEEVADIAGRYGVTAVLEIHQGTMCPSASLGERLVRGLDPRRVGVIYDAGNLVIEGYEDTRMALDLLGEHLRHVHLKNTGWRRGADGAWEWFWAPLDEGILDAREFLDLLERAGYDGWISLEDLSTTRGPVATMRYNAALLREWGRL, translated from the coding sequence GTGAGGTTCAGCGCTTACACCCTGGGGCTGCCGACGCTCACACCCGACGAAGGCGCGCGAGAGATCGCCGACGCCGGTCTCACCGGCGTCGAGTGGCGGGTGGTCGACGAGCCGGAGCAGTTCGCGGGGGAGACGCCCTCGTTCACGCGGAACAATCTGTGCACGCTCGGACCCCTCGACGGCGCCCGCGCCCGCCGGCTGGCCGACGATGCGGGCCTGGAGGTCGTCGGGATCGCTCCGTACATCCGGGTGGGGGATGCCGCAGCGTTCGAGCGGGCAGCCTCGCTTGCGCGCGCCGCGAGTGCCGTGCTCGTGCGGATCCGCGCGCCCGAACGTGACGGTCGCCCGTTTCGCGAGCTGTTCGCCGAGGGGCGGGACTTCGTCGAAGAAGTCGCCGACATCGCAGGTCGATACGGTGTGACGGCGGTGCTGGAGATCCATCAGGGCACCATGTGCCCGAGTGCGTCTCTCGGCGAGCGGCTCGTGCGTGGGCTCGACCCGCGCCGCGTCGGTGTCATCTACGACGCGGGAAACCTCGTGATCGAGGGGTATGAAGACACGCGCATGGCGCTTGACCTTCTCGGCGAGCATCTGCGTCATGTACACCTGAAGAACACCGGCTGGCGCCGAGGTGCGGATGGCGCCTGGGAGTGGTTCTGGGCCCCGTTGGACGAGGGCATTCTCGACGCGCGGGAGTTTCTGGATCTGCTCGAGCGCGCCGGCTACGACGGCTGGATATCGCTCGAAGATCTCAGCACGACGCGAGGGCCGGTGGCGACCATGCGCTACAACGCCGCCCTGCTGCGCGAATGGGGGCGTCTGTGA
- a CDS encoding SDR family oxidoreductase, producing the protein MTDLTGRTVLIAGATSRSGLVAAQTLVDAGANVIAVGHDPVKLEQLAARLAADAAWMTEACDLTDERAVDGLAERLHAQDVRVDGVLHLVGGWRGGGGLAGQSDADYRVLERSLTALRFVTRAFEGDLRASSAARLAMVSSTAVARPLAGGANYAAVKAASEAWMRAVAQGFAKAARDAAADLAAASTVFRVKTLDGLEQALADRFVALWDEDAAEVNGTVIELAAAA; encoded by the coding sequence ATGACCGATCTGACCGGGCGCACGGTGCTGATCGCGGGCGCCACGAGCCGCAGCGGCCTGGTCGCTGCGCAGACGCTGGTGGATGCCGGAGCCAACGTGATAGCGGTCGGCCACGACCCGGTGAAGCTCGAGCAGCTGGCCGCCCGACTCGCCGCCGACGCCGCGTGGATGACCGAGGCGTGCGACCTGACCGACGAGCGGGCCGTCGACGGCCTGGCCGAGCGGCTGCACGCCCAGGATGTGCGGGTCGACGGCGTGCTGCACCTCGTCGGGGGGTGGCGCGGCGGGGGTGGCCTGGCCGGCCAGAGCGACGCCGACTACCGCGTCCTCGAGCGGTCGCTGACCGCGCTGCGGTTCGTGACGCGCGCGTTCGAGGGCGATCTGCGGGCCTCGTCGGCTGCGCGCCTGGCGATGGTCTCGTCCACGGCGGTGGCACGCCCGCTGGCCGGCGGCGCGAACTACGCCGCGGTCAAGGCCGCGAGCGAAGCCTGGATGCGTGCCGTCGCGCAGGGTTTCGCAAAGGCGGCACGGGATGCCGCAGCCGATCTGGCCGCGGCATCCACCGTCTTCCGCGTCAAGACCCTCGACGGCCTCGAGCAGGCCCTGGCCGACCGGTTCGTCGCCCTCTGGGACGAGGACGCGGCCGAGGTCAACGGCACCGTGATCGAGTTGGCCGCCGCGGCGTGA
- a CDS encoding DUF6421 family protein, translating into MSTSQIHAQRAQQTIVGEPEVVEDGTAAGVETSPAWLALKQAAIDLQELQEQDGSVVEHTDRAADLVDTIIASITELAPLFPHDEAYLAASIADFERWNSEGLGVPDFYDSLVAFHPEQHRVDGLRHLVVFPMYTQNGSRNRYVEALIAEVIWPEFIAELQAGDYSNKLFVSLRLVDFTPGYDTNSAVLFPETVAMREVPQFTWGAIFQDREAARYRRVVAAASDITKLDLPADAARLLDDQKLAEETFVMWDIIHDRTHMRGDLPFDPFMIKQRMPYFLYSLEEMRCDMTAFRESVAIQRRLEARDDLTPVERQILDHAKLVQYAVIFDRIFRFPLTGSRVRNYDGLGGQLLFAWLHQRDVLHWTDTALAFDWENVPAAVVALGDAIDELYWRSIDRPKTAHWLAAYELVRSVLEPNPASAWARGLPDEILAGAPKGYTDAVLDDEFPLSMFYEALAKKMGDVIASTAGITGRD; encoded by the coding sequence ATGTCCACGAGTCAGATCCACGCCCAGCGCGCGCAGCAGACCATCGTCGGTGAGCCCGAGGTCGTCGAGGACGGCACCGCCGCCGGGGTCGAGACCTCCCCCGCATGGCTCGCGCTGAAGCAGGCGGCCATCGATCTGCAAGAGCTCCAGGAGCAGGACGGCTCGGTCGTCGAGCACACCGACCGCGCCGCAGACCTCGTCGACACGATCATCGCGTCGATCACCGAGCTGGCACCGCTGTTTCCCCACGATGAGGCATACCTCGCAGCATCCATCGCCGATTTCGAGCGCTGGAACAGCGAGGGCCTGGGCGTTCCCGACTTCTACGATTCGCTCGTCGCCTTCCACCCCGAGCAGCACCGCGTCGACGGACTGCGGCACCTTGTCGTCTTCCCGATGTATACGCAGAACGGGTCGCGCAATCGCTACGTCGAGGCGCTGATCGCCGAGGTGATCTGGCCCGAGTTCATCGCCGAGCTGCAGGCCGGCGACTACTCGAACAAGCTGTTCGTCTCGCTGCGGCTGGTCGACTTCACGCCCGGTTACGACACGAACTCGGCCGTGCTGTTCCCCGAGACCGTCGCGATGCGCGAAGTTCCGCAGTTCACCTGGGGCGCGATCTTCCAAGACCGCGAGGCCGCGCGCTACCGGCGCGTCGTGGCCGCGGCATCCGACATCACCAAACTCGATCTGCCCGCCGATGCGGCGCGCCTGCTCGACGACCAGAAGCTGGCCGAGGAGACGTTCGTGATGTGGGACATCATCCACGACCGCACCCACATGCGCGGCGACCTGCCGTTCGACCCGTTCATGATCAAGCAGCGGATGCCGTACTTCCTCTATTCGCTGGAGGAGATGCGCTGCGACATGACGGCGTTCCGCGAGTCGGTCGCGATCCAGCGCCGACTCGAGGCGCGCGATGACCTCACGCCGGTCGAGCGGCAGATTCTCGATCACGCGAAGCTCGTGCAGTACGCGGTGATCTTCGACCGGATCTTCCGGTTCCCGCTGACCGGCTCACGGGTGCGCAACTACGACGGTCTGGGCGGTCAGCTGCTGTTCGCCTGGCTGCACCAGCGCGATGTGCTGCACTGGACCGACACGGCGCTCGCGTTCGATTGGGAGAACGTGCCGGCCGCGGTCGTCGCGCTGGGCGATGCTATCGACGAGCTGTACTGGCGCTCGATCGACCGGCCGAAGACCGCGCACTGGCTGGCCGCGTATGAGCTCGTCCGCTCGGTGCTCGAGCCGAACCCCGCCTCGGCGTGGGCGCGGGGCCTGCCCGATGAGATCCTCGCCGGTGCGCCGAAGGGATACACCGACGCGGTGCTGGACGACGAGTTCCCGCTCTCGATGTTCTACGAGGCCCTCGCCAAGAAGATGGGCGACGTGATCGCGTCGACCGCGGGCATCACCGGGCGCGACTGA